The genomic region GGCGCGGCTGCGCACTTCTCTCCTGAGCCCCCTCTGTCCTTGACGCCTGAGATTGTTATCCCTTCGGCGAGCGTTTCGAGAACGCTTCTCTCCAGAGTTCCGTCTGCCCCTTGCTGGTCCTTTGGCCTGAGAGTTTCCGGGGCGGTTGCTCCTTCGGCACCGGTGGCGACAAGCACCGGATTCTCCCAACAAGGTTGGCGCAATTATCCGGCGGCTGTGGCACTTGGCAAGCGGCAAATGTCGTTTGCGAGCAAATTTTTGTCGTCTTATTCCAATCAGGGCTTGAGCTGCGGCAAATCTGCTTTTGCATTCGGGGGCGAAACCGGCTATCGCGGCTTGCTGTTGAAGGGGATCTCATGCGGCCGACCGGACTGAAAGCGACGCTCTTCCTGCGCATGCTTTGCGCCTTGAGCCTGGCTTTGCTCGGCCTTGCCCATCAGGCGCCGCAGGCTGTCGCCTCCGAAGGTTACGATGCGAGCGCCTATGTGCTGCCTGACGGCACCTTCGCCTCGCTCTGCGTCACGGTGAAGGACGCCGACGGCAAGAGCGTCGTCTTCAAGCCGAATTGCGAAGCCTGCCGGCTGTCGGCCTCTATCATTCTGCCGACGCCCGATGCGGGCGCCTGGCTCCAAGGCAAGATCGCCTCGCTCGTCAATTCGCCGATCGAAACGTCGGCCGTTGCCGGCGCCTCTGCCGTCAGCCGGCCGAACTCCCGCGCGCCGCCCACCCTCGGCTGATCTGCCTTCGCACCTATGATGCAGCATGCCGGTCCGCCAGAGAGAAGTTTGCGGCCGGCGAGGAGATATCCGATGAAGATCAGCACGACATCCGGCAAGACATTCGCGCTTGCCGCCCTTTTTTCCGCCACCGCCACTGCTGGTGCCGAGGCGCATGTGACCTTCCTCAACAAGGAGGCGACCCAGGACAGCACCATTCTCGCCACGCTGCAGCTGCCACACGGCTGCGACGGCAAGGCGACCACTGAGGTGCGGGTCAAGCTGCCGGAAGGTTTCGTCTTCGCCAAGCCGCAGCCGAAGGCCGGCTGGGAGCTCGAGGTGATCAAGGGCGACTACCAGAAGACCTATGACAATCACGGCGACAAGGTGAAGACAGGCGCGGTCGAGATCCGCTGGAAGAACGGCAATCTCTCCGACGATTTTTATGACACCTTCGTCATCCAGGGTAAGGTATCGGGCGTCGAGGCCGGCACCTCGCTCGCCTTTCCGGTGACACAGCTGTGTGGCGACACGGTCGAGGCCTGGGATCAGGTGGCGAAGGAGGGCGGTGATGCGCATGGGATGAAAAGCCCGGCGCCGCTGTTGAAGGTCGTTGCCGGCGAAGACCATGGTCACGATCATGACGACATGGCCGGCATGGATATGACCGGTATGAGTGGTATGGGTGCCGCGGCGCCGGCCGGCGAAGCGGTCAAGGCCGGCGATCTCGAAGTCTCCGGCGGTTTCGCCAAGGCGATGCTGCCCGGCCAACCGGTCGGCGGCGGCTTCTTCACGGTGAAGAACAACGGCCAGACGGATGACCGCCTGGTGTCGGTGACATCGCCTGCAGCAGGCGAGGTTCAGATCCACGAGATGGTGACGAAGGACAATGTCATGCGGATGCGCCAGCTGAAGGACGGCATCGCCATTGCCGCCGGCGAGACGCTCAAGCTCGAGCCCGGCAATCTGCATCTGATGTTCCAGAAGGTGAAGACGCCGTTCAAGCAGGGCGATACGGTGCCGGTGACGCTGATTTTCGAAAAGGCCGGCAAAGTCGAGCTGGTGTTGCAGGTGCTGTCGGCGCAAGGCAAGTAAGCGCGATCCGATCGAAACAATAAAGCCCGCGGCTGTGATCGCAGCCGCAGGCTTTCATTTGGGAGGCGATTGCCTCAAACGTCTTCGTAGGATTGCAGTGCCTGCTTGAGGCCGGCCTGCGGCTGGCGATTGCCTTTGGCCATCAGGTCGAGCGCCACTTCTGTCGACTGGATGATGCTGGAGGGCTCCTCGGCCTGATCGGGGCTGTCGGCTTTCAATTGCCGGTCGGCAATGCGGCGCGCATCGCGGGCGGCGGTGCTGGTGGCGACACGCTGCGGAATCCGCAGCGATTCGAAGGCAATGGCAGCGGTGTTGGCCGATATGGACAGGAGCTGGGTCATAGTGTCACGGTATCGGCATGACCTTGGCGCCATCATAAGAAAATCATTGGCATTTTACCGGATGGTAAGATTCGTTCCGAGATGATTGGAATCTCCGCGCAGTTGCGATAAATCCGGCTGATGATCCAGGCTCTTCTCGTCGCCGTCGGCGGCGCCATCGGTTCCCTTCTCAGATATTATGTCGGCCAGTGGTCGTTGCGGCTCATGGGCCCGGCCTTTCCCTGGGGCACGCTTGCCGTCAACGTCATCGGCTGTTTCGTCATCGGCGTCTTCGCCGAGCTGATCGCGCGCCGGTTCAACGCCTCGGTGGAATTGCGCCTGTTGCTGATCACCGGCTTTCTCGGCGGCTTCACTACCTTCTCGGCCTTCTCGCTGGATGCGATCTCGCTGTTCGAGCGTGGGGAGGCGATTGCCGGCGGCGTCTATATCGTTGCCAGCGTCGGGCTTTCGATGGCGGCGGTCATGGCGGGCCTTGCCGTCATGCGCGCTTGGGCGTGATTTCTTTTCCGGTTTCCGTTTTGTGTGAAAATGCTCTAAAGGCTGCGGCAAGAACGCCGGCTTGGCCCGTGCTGCAATTTCCGAAAGATTTTTTATGGCTGGCATAGAACATATCAAGGTTGAAGCCGACGAAGCGGGCATGCGGCTCGATCGCTGGTTCAAAGTACATTTTCCCGGGCTCGGCTTCGGCCCGCTGCAGAAGCTCCTGCGCTCCGGCCAGGTGCGCGTCGATGGCGGCCGGGTCAAATCGGATGCGCGCGTGCAGCCCGGCCAGACGGTGCGGGTGCCGCCGCTGGATGTCGATGCAAAGAAGTCCGGACCGATCGCCGGCAAGGATCTCAAGCATTCCAGCGATTTCGAGCTGCTGTCGCGCATGGTGCTGCATGAGGACGACAAGGTGATCGTGCTCAACAAGCCGCCCGGCATTGCGGTGCAGGGCGGCTCCGGTGTGGCCCGGCATATCGACCAGATGCTCGAAGCCTGGACCAGCCCGAAGGGCGAAAAGCCGCGGCTCGTTCACCGCCTCGATCGCGACACATCAGGTGTTCTCGTCATCGCCCGCACCCGCGGCGCCGCACAGAAGCTGACCGCCGCCTTCCGCGAGCGCGACACCAAGAAGACCTATTGGGCGCTGGTCAAGGGCGTGCCGCGCAAGCACGAGGACAAGATCTCGACCTGGCTCGTCAAGGAAGCGACCGCCGATGGCGACCGCATGCGCATCGCCAAACACGGCGAGGACGGCGCCGATCATGCGATTTCCTTCTACCGCGTGGTGGAGACGGCGGCGCAGAACCTCGCCTGGCTGGAGATGGAGCCTTATACCGGCCGGACCCACCAGCTGCGTGTCCATGCTCTGCATATCGGTCACCCGATCATCGGCGATCCGAAATATTTCGACGACGATCCGAATTGGGATTTTCCGGGCGGCATCCAGAAGAAGCTGCATCTGCACGCGCGCCACATCGACATCCCGCACCCATCCGGCGGCCGCCTGCGCGTCAGCGCGCCGCTGCCGCCGCATATGGTGCAGACCTGGAACCTGCTTGGTCTCGACCTTGCCGGCGCCGAAAGGGACAGCGAATGAAACTCGCGCTTTTCGATTGCGACGGCACGCTGGTCGACAGCGCCGGGCTGATCCACGAAACCATGCGCCGCACCTTCGAAAAATTCGGCAAGCCGGAACCGCGATTTGAGGACACCAAGGCGATTATCGGCCTGTCGCTCGATATCGCCATCGCCCGCATGCAGGGCAAGCCGCATGTCGAGCCGGAAGACATCGAGATGACGGCGCATTACAAATCGCTGTTTTCGGTCGTGCGCCAGGATCTCGACTACCGGGAACCGCTGTTTCCCGGCATTCGCGAGATGATCGACGCGATTAGCGGGCGCGAGGATCTGCTGATCGGTGCCGTAACCGGCAAATCCAGGCGGGGGCTGAACCTGGTGATGGAAACGCACGGCTTCGACCGCTATTTCACCGTGGCGCGCACCGCCGACGATTGCCCTTCCAAGCCGCATCCGGCCATGGTGACGGAATGCTGCGACGAAACCGGCATGAATGCCGCGGATGCCGTTGTCATCGGCGATGCGATTTACGATATGCAGATGGCAAAGGCTGCCGGCGCCAAGGCGATCGGCGTTGCCTGGGGCTATGCCAGCGTGGATGAGCTGATCGCCAACGGCGCCGATGCGATCGCCTATCATCCAAACGAGATATTGCGCCATTTTTCCTGAGGTGAGCCCATGCGCGATCTGCTGAACGACCTTTCCGAGGGCCTGAGCCATCCCGACCCGATCCGCCGGGCGCAGATCCAGATGAAGAAGCCGCTGCCGAAGCGTTTCTACACCGATGTCGCCGTTGCCGAGCATGAGGGCGGTTTTGCCATCACGCTCGACGGCAAGATGGTGCGCACGCCGGCGCGCCAGGTGCTCGCGCTTCCCACAGAGGCGCTGGCGCGGCTTGTCGCCGCCGAATGGCAGGCGCAGGGTGAAGAGATCGATCCGGTGACGATGCCGGTGACGCGGCTCGTCAACACCGCGCTCGACGGCATTACCGGCAACACTCAGGCTATCCTTGAAGATATCCTGCGCTTTTCCTCAAGCGACCTCATCTGCTACCGCGCCGATGGGCCGGAACTGCTGGTCGAGCGTCAGGCCGAGCGCTGGGACCCGGTCATCGACTGGGCGGCGTACGATCTCGGCGCCCGCTTCATCCTCGTCGAAGGCGTGATGCCGCGTGACCAGCCGCGCGAGGCGACTGCCGCCTTCGCTGTCACGCTCGCCAGATACGACAGCCCGATGGCGCTCGCCGCCCTCCACACGATCACGACTCTGACCGGTTCGGCGATCCTGGCGCTCGCCTTCGCCTGCGGCCGGTTGACGGTTGAGGAAGCCTGGTCGCTTGCGCATCTCGACGAGGACTGGACGATCGAACATTGGGGCAGCGACGAGGAAGCCGAGGAGCGGCGGGCCAAGCGCTTTGCCGAGTTCAAGGCGGCGACGGACGTTTTTTTCGCCCTAAGCGCCTGAAACATATTGCCTTCCCCGCCATTATGACGAAATCTGCGACTCCAACGGGGTCGTGCGGGATTTTGCAATGAATTGGCTGAGGTCGTGTTTTTGCCGGGCCGCACTCGTCTGTGTCGCGCTGACGGCCTGCGTCAGCCTCTCGGGCACGAAGCCGGCGGCGCCGGTCTATGACGTGCGCAGCGCCGTTGTCGTCTCCGGCCCGAACATGCCGGCCGAGCTGCTTTCCGGCATCAACGACCGCGTCAACGCCGCCATCAACGCCACGGTGCGCGATACCGTGCTGCCGCGGGTGGTGCTGACGATCCGCGTCGTCGCCATCGAGAAGGGGCTCGGCTTCCAGAAGGACCGCAACATCGCCAAGGTGAGTATCGACGCGGCCTCCGTCGAGGATGGCTCGGTCATCGCCGTCAGTGCCTTCGACGTGACCAGCATCGCCGCCGATCCCAAGCTTGCCGACGAGATCCTGGCCGAGGACGTCGCGGCAAGGATACGCTCGGTTTTCTCGCTCAGCGGGCGTGGGCTCTAAAGCATGATGCCGAAAAGTGTCAGCGGTTTTCGGGTGACATCATGCTCTAACTAATTAATTTAGAACAGGATTTAAGCCGAATGGCTTGAAATCATCCTGTTCTAAAGCATGTCGCGGCGATAACGACATGCAAAAAATATAGGCGAGGGAGATCGCATGAAGGAAATTCTCGAAGAACTGGAACGGCGCCGCGGCGTCGCACGCCTCGGCGGCGGCAAGGCGCGCATCGACGCCCAGCACAAGCGCGGCAAGCTGACG from Rhizobium sp. BT03 harbors:
- a CDS encoding copper chaperone PCu(A)C → MKISTTSGKTFALAALFSATATAGAEAHVTFLNKEATQDSTILATLQLPHGCDGKATTEVRVKLPEGFVFAKPQPKAGWELEVIKGDYQKTYDNHGDKVKTGAVEIRWKNGNLSDDFYDTFVIQGKVSGVEAGTSLAFPVTQLCGDTVEAWDQVAKEGGDAHGMKSPAPLLKVVAGEDHGHDHDDMAGMDMTGMSGMGAAAPAGEAVKAGDLEVSGGFAKAMLPGQPVGGGFFTVKNNGQTDDRLVSVTSPAAGEVQIHEMVTKDNVMRMRQLKDGIAIAAGETLKLEPGNLHLMFQKVKTPFKQGDTVPVTLIFEKAGKVELVLQVLSAQGK
- a CDS encoding ATP12 family chaperone protein, which codes for MRDLLNDLSEGLSHPDPIRRAQIQMKKPLPKRFYTDVAVAEHEGGFAITLDGKMVRTPARQVLALPTEALARLVAAEWQAQGEEIDPVTMPVTRLVNTALDGITGNTQAILEDILRFSSSDLICYRADGPELLVERQAERWDPVIDWAAYDLGARFILVEGVMPRDQPREATAAFAVTLARYDSPMALAALHTITTLTGSAILALAFACGRLTVEEAWSLAHLDEDWTIEHWGSDEEAEERRAKRFAEFKAATDVFFALSA
- a CDS encoding RluA family pseudouridine synthase translates to MAGIEHIKVEADEAGMRLDRWFKVHFPGLGFGPLQKLLRSGQVRVDGGRVKSDARVQPGQTVRVPPLDVDAKKSGPIAGKDLKHSSDFELLSRMVLHEDDKVIVLNKPPGIAVQGGSGVARHIDQMLEAWTSPKGEKPRLVHRLDRDTSGVLVIARTRGAAQKLTAAFRERDTKKTYWALVKGVPRKHEDKISTWLVKEATADGDRMRIAKHGEDGADHAISFYRVVETAAQNLAWLEMEPYTGRTHQLRVHALHIGHPIIGDPKYFDDDPNWDFPGGIQKKLHLHARHIDIPHPSGGRLRVSAPLPPHMVQTWNLLGLDLAGAERDSE
- a CDS encoding HAD-IA family hydrolase; the protein is MKLALFDCDGTLVDSAGLIHETMRRTFEKFGKPEPRFEDTKAIIGLSLDIAIARMQGKPHVEPEDIEMTAHYKSLFSVVRQDLDYREPLFPGIREMIDAISGREDLLIGAVTGKSRRGLNLVMETHGFDRYFTVARTADDCPSKPHPAMVTECCDETGMNAADAVVIGDAIYDMQMAKAAGAKAIGVAWGYASVDELIANGADAIAYHPNEILRHFS
- the crcB gene encoding fluoride efflux transporter CrcB, with product MIQALLVAVGGAIGSLLRYYVGQWSLRLMGPAFPWGTLAVNVIGCFVIGVFAELIARRFNASVELRLLLITGFLGGFTTFSAFSLDAISLFERGEAIAGGVYIVASVGLSMAAVMAGLAVMRAWA